Proteins encoded within one genomic window of Polaribacter sp. NJDZ03:
- a CDS encoding DUF4268 domain-containing protein — translation MFSKEESALLRKDFWTSFGKSFPRKWLLYNTKIKGFSFKFVAERKQAMVCIDIENPDELVNLLYYDQMLSLKTLLETELPEVIFNDEYELESGKIIHRIYVPFEGKFSVYNKNSWRDCFEFYMETMPKFELFYYEYEDIIKNI, via the coding sequence ATGTTCTCTAAAGAAGAATCAGCGCTTTTACGAAAAGATTTTTGGACTAGTTTTGGGAAATCTTTTCCTAGAAAATGGTTATTATATAATACAAAAATTAAGGGTTTCTCTTTTAAATTTGTTGCCGAAAGAAAACAAGCAATGGTTTGTATAGACATAGAGAACCCAGATGAATTGGTTAATTTACTCTACTACGACCAAATGTTATCTTTAAAAACCTTGCTAGAAACAGAGTTGCCAGAGGTGATTTTTAATGATGAATATGAGCTAGAAAGTGGCAAAATAATTCATAGAATCTACGTTCCTTTTGAAGGGAAATTTAGCGTTTATAATAAAAATTCTTGGAGAGATTGTTTTGAATTCTACATGGAAACCATGCCTAAATTCGAACTCTTTTATTATGAATATGAAGATATTATTAAGAACATTTAA
- a CDS encoding DUF4870 domain-containing protein has translation MKEDKQLLILTHLSQLLDFVTVIGGFIVPLILWLTKKDEIFGMDTHGKAILNFRISMFIYILICIPLIFLFGLGILGFIVIGIFYLIFPIINAIKVSNNEAPNYPLSITFIK, from the coding sequence ATGAAAGAAGATAAGCAGTTATTAATACTTACCCATTTAAGTCAATTATTAGATTTTGTAACCGTCATTGGTGGTTTTATAGTTCCCTTAATTTTATGGCTAACCAAAAAGGATGAAATTTTTGGAATGGATACACACGGAAAAGCAATTCTTAATTTTAGAATCTCTATGTTTATTTATATTCTAATTTGTATCCCTTTAATTTTTCTTTTTGGATTAGGAATTTTAGGGTTCATTGTAATCGGAATTTTTTATTTAATTTTTCCAATTATAAACGCCATAAAAGTAAGTAATAATGAAGCACCTAATTATCCTTTAAGCATTACATTTATAAAATAG
- a CDS encoding Dps family protein — MNYLNIDKDKVLPVVTELNVLLADYQVYYQKLRNFHWNVLGKNFFELHNQFEVMYNDTKIKIDDIAERIVTLKYHPISKLSDYIEVSNVKESSPLLTDVEMVDILKNDHKIILTQLSKVITKANVAEDEGTLDLIGAYIRELEKSSWMLNAWSKNTSDVLDSSFVE, encoded by the coding sequence ATGAATTACTTAAATATAGACAAAGACAAAGTATTACCAGTTGTAACAGAATTAAATGTGCTATTGGCAGATTACCAAGTGTATTATCAGAAATTAAGAAATTTTCATTGGAATGTTTTAGGTAAAAACTTTTTTGAATTGCACAATCAATTTGAAGTAATGTACAATGACACCAAAATTAAAATTGATGATATTGCAGAAAGAATAGTTACCTTAAAGTACCACCCAATTAGTAAATTATCTGATTATATAGAGGTTTCTAATGTAAAAGAGTCTAGCCCATTGTTAACAGATGTAGAAATGGTAGACATTTTAAAAAATGATCATAAAATTATTTTAACACAACTGTCTAAAGTTATTACAAAAGCAAATGTAGCTGAAGATGAAGGTACCTTAGACTTAATTGGCGCTTACATTAGAGAGTTAGAGAAATCTTCTTGGATGTTAAATGCATGGTCTAAAAATACGAGTGACGTATTGGATAGTAGTTTTGTTGAATAG
- a CDS encoding mechanosensitive ion channel family protein yields MNKIINKLEIWKDVFIKNIPNIAIAIIVLFIAYFASRAMNSIVNKTIGKKISQKSVRDLVSRVASALTILLGLYFAMTILKFDDTLKAIVSAAGVSGIVIGLALQGTLSNTISGVVLSFRQNLNIGNWIETNGFSGEVMDINLNYFVIKEADNNMVVIPNKTILESPFKNYSLTTKMRISLECGVEYGADLERVETLTKEVINTNFDQKKLGKNVEFYFTEFGDSSINFLCRFWIESENALERLKGKSNAIIKIKQAFDKENISIPFPMRTLEILPNQQLDIKNVLDKEQS; encoded by the coding sequence ATGAATAAAATAATTAACAAACTAGAAATCTGGAAAGATGTTTTTATTAAAAACATACCGAATATTGCCATAGCCATAATTGTATTATTTATAGCTTACTTTGCTTCTAGAGCAATGAATTCTATAGTAAATAAAACGATAGGAAAAAAAATAAGTCAAAAATCTGTAAGAGATTTAGTATCTAGAGTTGCCTCTGCCCTTACTATTTTACTTGGTTTATATTTTGCAATGACAATCTTAAAGTTTGATGATACTTTAAAAGCAATTGTATCTGCTGCCGGTGTTTCTGGTATTGTTATTGGTTTGGCGCTACAAGGAACACTTTCTAATACGATTTCTGGTGTTGTTTTATCTTTTAGACAAAACCTAAATATTGGTAATTGGATAGAAACAAATGGGTTTTCTGGCGAAGTAATGGATATAAATTTAAATTACTTTGTTATTAAAGAAGCAGATAATAACATGGTAGTTATACCTAATAAAACCATATTAGAGAGTCCTTTTAAAAATTACTCTCTAACTACTAAAATGAGAATTTCTCTTGAATGTGGTGTGGAATATGGAGCGGATTTAGAGAGGGTAGAAACTTTGACAAAAGAAGTTATTAATACTAATTTTGATCAAAAAAAGCTAGGGAAAAATGTAGAATTCTATTTTACCGAATTTGGCGATAGCTCTATTAATTTTTTATGTAGATTTTGGATAGAGTCTGAAAATGCACTTGAACGATTGAAAGGAAAAAGTAATGCTATTATAAAAATTAAACAAGCGTTTGATAAAGAAAATATTAGCATCCCGTTCCCTATGAGAACTTTAGAAATTTTACCAAATCAGCAGTTAGACATTAAGAATGTTTTAGATAAAGAGCAATCTTAA
- the mnmE gene encoding tRNA uridine-5-carboxymethylaminomethyl(34) synthesis GTPase MnmE has translation MIKNDTIIALATPAGVGAISVIRLSGENAITIVDAFFKSIKKGKTLKNQKTHTIHLGHIIQNDILVDEVLVSVFKNPNSYTGENVVEISCHGSSFIQQEIIQLFLQNGCRMADNGEFTMRAFLNGKMDLSQAEAVADVIASNSAASHQMAIQQMRGGITNELKDLRVQLLDFAALIELELDFSGEDVEFADRTKFKELVAKITFVLKRLIDSFSFGNAMKYGIPVAIIGEPNVGKSTLLNTLLNEEKAIVSDIAGTTRDAIEDEMIIDGVAFRFIDTAGIRETEDVVESIGIKKAYEKAENAQLIIFLIDSNKYAYSSEDFLSEIETIKTRFPNKRLLVIANKVDTLSCSDSSILQSEIENLILLSAKNKTGIEELKNELTSLVNIGALSNNETIVTNSRHFEALNNALIAISSVQEGIDLDISTDLFSIDIRECLRHLGNITGEYDVDKDILGHIFGNFCIGK, from the coding sequence ATGATTAAAAACGATACTATTATTGCTTTGGCAACTCCTGCTGGTGTTGGTGCAATTTCTGTGATTAGACTTTCTGGTGAAAATGCCATTACTATTGTTGATGCTTTTTTTAAATCGATAAAAAAAGGAAAAACACTAAAAAACCAGAAAACACACACCATACACTTAGGACATATTATACAAAATGATATTCTTGTTGATGAAGTTTTGGTATCGGTTTTTAAGAATCCGAATTCGTATACAGGCGAGAATGTAGTTGAAATTTCTTGTCATGGTTCTAGCTTTATTCAGCAAGAGATTATTCAGTTATTTTTACAAAATGGTTGTAGAATGGCAGATAATGGTGAGTTTACCATGCGTGCTTTTTTAAACGGTAAAATGGATTTATCGCAAGCGGAAGCTGTGGCAGATGTTATTGCTTCTAATTCGGCTGCAAGTCACCAAATGGCAATTCAGCAAATGCGTGGTGGAATTACCAATGAATTGAAAGACTTACGTGTTCAATTATTAGATTTTGCTGCTTTAATTGAGTTAGAATTAGATTTTTCTGGTGAAGATGTTGAGTTTGCAGACAGAACGAAGTTTAAAGAATTGGTGGCTAAAATCACTTTTGTGTTAAAACGTTTAATTGATAGTTTTTCTTTTGGAAATGCTATGAAATATGGTATTCCGGTTGCTATTATCGGTGAACCTAATGTTGGAAAATCAACTTTATTAAATACGCTTTTAAATGAAGAAAAAGCCATTGTTTCTGATATTGCTGGTACTACGCGTGATGCTATTGAAGACGAAATGATTATTGATGGTGTTGCTTTCCGTTTTATTGATACTGCCGGAATTAGAGAGACAGAGGATGTTGTAGAAAGCATCGGAATTAAAAAAGCCTACGAAAAAGCAGAAAATGCGCAGTTAATTATTTTCTTGATCGATTCTAATAAATATGCATATTCTAGTGAAGATTTTTTATCTGAAATTGAGACCATAAAAACACGTTTCCCAAACAAGCGCTTGTTAGTGATTGCTAATAAAGTGGATACTTTATCTTGTTCTGATTCTTCTATTTTACAATCGGAAATTGAGAATTTAATTTTACTTTCTGCTAAAAACAAAACGGGTATTGAAGAACTAAAAAACGAATTGACTTCTTTGGTTAATATTGGTGCTTTAAGTAATAATGAAACGATTGTTACCAATTCGCGTCATTTTGAGGCTTTAAACAATGCTTTAATCGCTATTTCTTCTGTGCAAGAGGGAATTGATTTAGATATTTCTACCGATTTATTTTCTATTGATATTAGAGAGTGCTTACGTCATCTGGGTAATATCACTGGAGAATACGATGTGGATAAAGATATTTTGGGGCATATTTTTGGGAATTTTTGTATTGGGAAGTAA
- a CDS encoding site-specific integrase — MKITLKQKKLKENISLFIEYYNGSTINDEGKRIHNRRQEYLKIYLHLSPSTSKEKKENKENLELAENIYSIRKAEYLQGKFKIQDKSKTKLQFLQFYILKKEERYQSDKNYDNWEAAQKHIENFCPPNITFDEIDIDFVKNFQKFLHTKAIAKSGYPLSQNTKHTYYNKFKACLSAAFEEGYLKENIVRKVKSIPMGETHREYLTLDEVTALFKTECRIPVLKTAFLYSIFTGARWSDINKLVWSEIRDEGIDKEGNEIYRMVFAQKKTNGVEYLYISKQARDLLGERKGKNERVFVNLHYSAHMNFILLRWCMYAGITKHITFHSARHTNAVLLLENGADIYTVSKRLGHKTVRTTEIYAKIIDKKMKEAANLIPTLKF; from the coding sequence ATGAAAATCACATTAAAGCAGAAAAAATTAAAAGAGAACATCAGTTTATTTATTGAATACTACAATGGTAGTACAATTAATGACGAAGGAAAAAGAATCCACAACAGAAGGCAGGAATATCTAAAAATATACTTACACCTCTCTCCTTCTACCTCTAAAGAGAAAAAAGAAAATAAAGAGAATCTTGAATTAGCCGAAAATATTTATAGCATTAGAAAAGCTGAATACCTTCAAGGTAAATTTAAAATTCAAGACAAAAGTAAAACCAAACTACAATTCCTTCAATTTTATATTCTAAAAAAAGAAGAACGTTATCAATCAGATAAAAATTATGATAATTGGGAAGCTGCTCAAAAGCATATCGAAAACTTTTGCCCTCCTAATATTACGTTTGATGAAATTGATATTGATTTCGTGAAAAACTTTCAAAAATTCTTACACACTAAAGCTATTGCAAAGTCGGGTTATCCCCTATCTCAAAACACAAAACATACTTACTACAATAAATTTAAAGCTTGCTTATCAGCTGCATTTGAAGAAGGCTATTTAAAAGAAAATATTGTAAGAAAGGTTAAAAGTATTCCTATGGGTGAAACACACAGAGAATATTTAACTTTAGATGAAGTTACAGCCTTATTTAAAACAGAATGCAGAATCCCTGTTTTAAAGACTGCATTCTTATATTCAATTTTTACAGGAGCCAGATGGAGTGATATCAATAAACTAGTTTGGAGTGAAATTAGAGATGAGGGAATAGACAAAGAAGGTAACGAAATTTATAGAATGGTTTTTGCTCAAAAGAAAACAAACGGTGTAGAGTATTTATATATTTCTAAACAAGCAAGAGATTTACTTGGAGAAAGAAAAGGGAAAAATGAAAGAGTTTTTGTTAATTTACATTATAGCGCACATATGAATTTTATCTTATTAAGGTGGTGTATGTATGCCGGAATTACAAAACACATAACTTTTCATTCGGCACGTCATACTAACGCTGTTTTATTACTGGAAAATGGAGCAGATATTTATACGGTTTCAAAGAGATTAGGTCACAAAACTGTACGCACAACAGAGATATACGCAAAAATTATTGATAAGAAAATGAAAGAAGCTGCTAACCTAATACCTACTTTAAAATTTTAA
- a CDS encoding AlpA family transcriptional regulator: MDVLTLDQRLNNIEDLLLSQKKVLRIPEASIYSGIAESYLYKLVSAGKITHSKPGGKCIYFDIDDLNDYLLSNKKLAPAYLSKVALSYTNKNRR; the protein is encoded by the coding sequence ATGGACGTTTTAACATTAGACCAGAGATTAAATAACATTGAAGATTTACTATTATCACAGAAAAAAGTTTTAAGAATTCCCGAAGCATCTATTTATTCGGGGATTGCTGAAAGCTATTTATACAAACTTGTATCCGCAGGAAAAATAACGCATTCAAAACCTGGTGGTAAATGTATTTATTTTGACATTGATGATCTTAATGATTATTTATTGAGTAATAAAAAATTGGCTCCTGCCTATTTAAGTAAAGTTGCATTATCATACACTAATAAAAATAGGAGATAA
- a CDS encoding replication initiation protein encodes MKTIINHPNHIIYASFNKQLTSIDENIIFHILNQIKHKNHFEEFKEYESEKIQLKFKFLNINRNYKSIESTLKKLSNTSIDYSKNIPKHEKIERTITNFISGYRKTKNKREVIIEIPGFTVEFLTYLKGGYSKLDFKHFISLKSIYSKRIYKLLIQFSDKGGFNISEPKFRKIIGIENKYLRTSDLRKKINLVKKELKNKCEVEFNYKINTQKTKSYLSFKIIDTNNSVLLDRNYQNIIKGNREMFIYNFLKVFFTSNDSDQPQLITEQIIESGNSEQFYNRVKRLKNELSSGKSIKNKRDVQNLLISVILPEYNIKIKESS; translated from the coding sequence ATGAAGACAATCATAAATCATCCTAATCATATTATTTACGCTTCATTTAACAAGCAACTTACAAGTATTGATGAAAATATTATTTTTCACATCCTTAATCAAATTAAACATAAAAATCATTTTGAAGAGTTCAAAGAATATGAATCAGAGAAAATACAACTCAAATTCAAGTTTTTAAACATCAATAGAAACTATAAATCTATTGAAAGTACTTTAAAGAAACTATCAAATACTAGTATTGATTATTCAAAAAATATACCCAAACACGAAAAAATTGAGAGAACAATAACGAACTTCATTTCAGGGTATAGAAAAACTAAAAACAAAAGAGAAGTAATTATTGAAATCCCAGGTTTTACAGTTGAATTCTTAACTTATTTAAAAGGTGGTTATAGCAAATTAGATTTTAAACATTTTATTTCTTTAAAAAGCATCTATTCTAAAAGAATCTATAAACTACTTATTCAATTTAGTGACAAAGGAGGTTTTAATATAAGTGAGCCTAAATTCAGAAAGATCATAGGAATTGAAAATAAATATCTACGAACTTCTGATTTAAGAAAAAAAATAAATCTTGTAAAAAAAGAGCTAAAAAATAAATGTGAAGTTGAATTTAACTACAAAATCAATACACAAAAAACCAAATCTTATTTATCCTTTAAAATTATTGACACCAATAATTCAGTTTTATTAGATAGAAATTATCAAAACATAATTAAAGGCAATCGGGAGATGTTTATTTATAATTTTCTAAAGGTCTTTTTCACTTCTAATGATTCTGATCAACCACAGTTGATAACAGAACAAATTATTGAAAGTGGAAATTCTGAGCAATTCTATAATCGAGTTAAAAGACTAAAAAACGAACTTTCATCTGGTAAATCAATAAAAAATAAAAGAGATGTCCAAAATTTACTTATTTCTGTAATTCTACCTGAATACAATATCAAAATAAAGGAAAGTTCGTAA
- a CDS encoding toprim domain-containing protein has translation MSHNNIKDFLASKNIHPIKDYNTYGMYLSPLREENNTSFKVDYQKDLFIDYTTKKGGNLTTIKQLLSDVKITSTIIKKREIISSNLKNCVWNTQKIIDVHLLNYLIKRGISEKVIEKYCFEIDYGYYKKYPRKAVGFINDTNGYELNYNGSNHPKFKGTILNKNITTFYKKTVKSVCVFEGFMDFLSFKTLYPEVTEMNFLILNSTTQLKKGIAFLKKNKTIYCFLDNDSEGTKTTNIILKLFPNESIDKRGFYKFNNDLNDYLIAIKTKK, from the coding sequence ATGTCTCACAATAATATAAAAGATTTTTTGGCTTCCAAAAATATACACCCTATTAAAGATTATAACACTTATGGCATGTATTTATCGCCGCTAAGAGAAGAAAACAATACTTCTTTCAAGGTAGATTACCAAAAGGACTTATTTATTGATTATACGACTAAAAAAGGCGGTAATCTAACAACAATAAAGCAACTTCTATCCGATGTTAAAATAACTTCAACTATTATCAAAAAAAGAGAAATAATAAGCTCAAATCTTAAAAATTGTGTTTGGAATACTCAAAAAATTATTGACGTTCATTTATTAAACTATTTGATAAAAAGAGGTATTTCAGAAAAAGTAATAGAAAAATATTGTTTTGAAATTGATTATGGATATTATAAAAAATACCCACGAAAAGCTGTCGGATTCATTAATGATACAAATGGTTATGAACTAAACTATAATGGAAGTAATCATCCAAAATTTAAAGGAACTATACTTAACAAAAACATAACCACATTTTACAAAAAAACTGTAAAAAGTGTTTGCGTGTTTGAAGGGTTTATGGATTTTTTATCTTTCAAAACACTTTACCCAGAAGTGACAGAAATGAACTTTTTGATTTTAAATTCTACAACTCAACTAAAAAAAGGGATTGCTTTTTTAAAAAAAAATAAGACTATTTACTGCTTCCTAGATAATGATAGTGAGGGTACTAAAACAACAAATATAATTCTAAAACTATTTCCCAATGAGTCTATTGACAAGAGAGGTTTTTATAAGTTTAATAATGACTTAAATGATTATTTAATTGCAATTAAAACCAAAAAGTAA
- a CDS encoding mobilization protein: MKKTKKIEFRVSLTEHLIIKNKAKKTGGSMSEYLRSMALGYDLTYKLSADEIEVYKELNKFSDNFRRISNLYKLGDVTGVKEISIETAKLIRNHLNKLK; this comes from the coding sequence ATGAAAAAAACAAAGAAAATAGAATTTAGAGTTTCGCTAACAGAACATTTGATTATAAAAAATAAAGCAAAAAAAACAGGCGGTTCAATGTCTGAATATTTAAGGAGTATGGCATTGGGTTATGATTTAACCTACAAACTAAGTGCTGATGAAATTGAAGTTTACAAAGAACTAAATAAGTTTAGCGATAATTTTAGAAGAATCAGTAATCTATACAAATTAGGAGACGTTACAGGAGTTAAGGAAATTTCAATAGAAACTGCAAAATTAATTAGAAACCATTTAAATAAATTAAAATGA
- a CDS encoding relaxase/mobilization nuclease domain-containing protein yields the protein MISKAKSCPGGTALFNYVVNDNKGYELLRNNISGVTPKEMFSDMSILQQQNLRCKNNTISIILSPTINDSIKMTNEQLKTLTKDFLKEMDLDPKTNQFIAFVHTEKEHKHIHLILNRVKPDGTLIKDNFISKKAQFVAHEMALKHG from the coding sequence ATGATAAGTAAAGCTAAATCTTGCCCTGGAGGAACAGCACTCTTTAATTATGTTGTTAATGATAATAAAGGATATGAACTTTTACGCAATAATATTTCAGGTGTAACCCCAAAAGAAATGTTTTCAGATATGTCAATTTTACAACAACAAAATTTGAGATGCAAAAACAACACTATTAGTATCATTTTATCTCCAACAATAAATGATAGTATTAAAATGACTAATGAGCAGTTGAAAACATTAACAAAAGATTTTTTAAAAGAAATGGATTTAGACCCTAAAACCAATCAGTTTATTGCATTTGTTCACACGGAAAAAGAACACAAGCACATTCATCTTATTCTAAATAGAGTAAAACCAGATGGTACTCTAATTAAAGATAATTTTATTAGTAAAAAAGCTCAATTTGTAGCTCATGAAATGGCTTTAAAACATGGATGA
- a CDS encoding LexA family transcriptional regulator — translation MNNLSKNIKHLRGLKGLTQESLAEELLVTRSRISSYEENRSSPTIDFLVDFSAYFKIPIDIIIKNDLTKAKDVSFIEVGNKRVLFPITVDSDNENLIEVISAKASAGYLLGYDDPEYIEQLQKIKLPFLPTGKHRAFPIKGDSMLPMKDGSYVVAEFVEDIKEAKSGVSYIVVTKDDGMTYKRLYNQVEEKQSFLLKPDNTTYQPYEVPVSEILELWKFTCSINTQEYEEHELKLSSIIQMFNGLGVELEALKKSLI, via the coding sequence ATGAATAATTTATCTAAAAACATCAAACATTTAAGAGGTTTAAAAGGGCTAACACAAGAGTCTTTGGCGGAAGAATTATTGGTAACAAGATCAAGAATAAGTTCTTATGAAGAGAATAGATCTTCACCTACCATCGATTTTTTGGTTGATTTTTCAGCTTATTTTAAAATACCAATTGACATCATTATTAAAAATGATTTGACAAAAGCAAAAGATGTTTCTTTTATTGAAGTGGGAAATAAAAGGGTCTTATTTCCGATAACGGTGGATAGTGATAATGAAAATTTGATTGAGGTAATTTCAGCAAAAGCATCTGCTGGTTATTTGTTAGGATATGATGATCCTGAATATATTGAGCAATTACAAAAAATAAAATTGCCGTTTTTACCAACAGGAAAACACAGAGCTTTTCCGATAAAAGGAGATTCTATGTTACCGATGAAAGATGGTTCTTATGTGGTAGCAGAATTTGTAGAAGACATAAAAGAAGCTAAAAGCGGTGTTTCATATATTGTCGTTACTAAAGATGATGGGATGACGTATAAAAGGTTGTACAATCAAGTAGAAGAAAAACAATCTTTTTTATTGAAACCAGACAATACCACTTATCAACCTTATGAGGTTCCTGTTTCTGAAATTTTAGAATTATGGAAATTCACCTGTAGTATTAATACGCAAGAATATGAGGAACATGAATTAAAATTGAGTAGTATTATTCAAATGTTTAATGGGTTAGGAGTAGAGTTAGAGGCTTTGAAAAAGTCTTTAATTTGA
- the dinB gene encoding DNA polymerase IV, giving the protein MKKNILHLDLDTFFVSCERLIDSRLQKKPILVGGTGDRGVVAACSYETRRFGVHSGMSMKIARKLCPEATVIRGDTSIYSKYSNIVTEIIKEKVPIFEKASIDEFYADLSGMDAFFGSYKYASELRQRIIKESGLPISFGMSQNKIVSKVATGEAKPNNQLLIDAGFEKDFLAPLSIKKIPSVGNKTYQILRNLGVDKIKVIQEMPLEMMISVLGKNGKTIWKRANGIDNPPIIAFHERKSLSTERTYTKDTIDMIKLKETIFAMAENLAYQLRKGDKLAGVISVKIRYSDFNTYNKQVKIPYTSADHIIIPAVLELFKKLYQRRLLIRLVGVKVSDIVSGNYQINLFDDTEQMLDLYNAMDTVRNKYGEKSIMRAASMGAKSIGRFNNPFNGEPPLVLAHRKQ; this is encoded by the coding sequence GTGAAAAAAAATATTTTACATCTCGATTTAGACACTTTTTTTGTCTCCTGCGAACGATTGATTGACAGTCGATTGCAGAAGAAACCTATACTAGTTGGCGGAACTGGAGACAGAGGTGTTGTGGCTGCTTGCAGTTATGAAACAAGAAGATTTGGTGTGCATTCTGGTATGTCTATGAAGATTGCAAGAAAGCTATGTCCTGAAGCAACAGTTATTAGAGGAGACACGAGTATCTACTCTAAATACTCCAATATTGTTACAGAAATCATAAAAGAAAAAGTACCCATTTTTGAAAAAGCGAGTATTGATGAATTCTATGCTGATCTTTCTGGAATGGATGCTTTTTTTGGAAGTTATAAATACGCATCAGAATTACGTCAGCGAATTATTAAAGAAAGTGGACTTCCTATTTCTTTCGGAATGTCGCAAAACAAAATTGTTTCTAAAGTTGCAACTGGCGAAGCAAAACCAAATAATCAATTATTGATTGATGCAGGTTTTGAAAAAGATTTTTTAGCACCTTTATCCATTAAAAAAATTCCATCTGTAGGAAATAAAACCTATCAAATTCTTAGAAACCTTGGCGTTGATAAAATAAAAGTAATTCAAGAAATGCCTTTAGAAATGATGATTAGCGTTTTGGGTAAAAACGGAAAAACAATTTGGAAACGTGCCAACGGAATCGACAATCCGCCAATTATTGCTTTTCATGAACGCAAATCTTTATCCACAGAAAGAACGTATACTAAAGATACGATTGATATGATAAAGTTAAAAGAAACCATTTTTGCAATGGCAGAAAATTTAGCGTATCAATTAAGAAAAGGAGATAAATTAGCAGGTGTAATTAGTGTAAAAATTAGATATTCAGATTTTAACACGTATAATAAACAAGTAAAAATTCCATATACGAGTGCAGATCATATTATCATTCCTGCAGTTTTAGAATTATTTAAAAAACTATATCAACGAAGATTATTAATTCGATTGGTCGGTGTAAAAGTATCGGATATTGTGAGTGGTAATTATCAAATTAATTTGTTTGACGATACAGAACAAATGTTAGATCTATACAATGCAATGGATACGGTTCGTAATAAATACGGAGAGAAAAGTATTATGAGAGCAGCTTCTATGGGCGCAAAATCTATTGGTCGTTTTAACAATCCTTTTAACGGAGAACCACCGTTGGTCTTGGCACATAGAAAACAATAA